From the Sebastes umbrosus isolate fSebUmb1 chromosome 2, fSebUmb1.pri, whole genome shotgun sequence genome, one window contains:
- the sec11a gene encoding signal peptidase complex catalytic subunit SEC11A has product MMSLDFLDDVRRMNKRQLYYQVLNFGMIVSSALMIWKGLMVVTGSESPIVVVLSGSMEPAFHRGDLLFLTNRVEDPIRVGEIVVFRIEGREIPIVHRVLKIHEKENGDIKFLTKGDNNAVDDRGLYKQGQHWLEKKDVVGRARGFVPYIGIVTILMNDYPKFKYAVLFMLGLFVLVHRE; this is encoded by the exons ATGATGTCTTTAGACTTCCTCGACGATGTTCGTCGCATGAATAAGCGGCAG ctCTATTACCAGGTGCTGAACTTTGGTATGATTGTTTCCTCTGCTCTGATGATCTGGAAGGGACTGATGGTTGTCACTGGCAGTGAGAGTCCGATTGTTGTTGTTCTCAG TGGTAGTATGGAGCCAGCTTTCCACAGAGGAGACCTGCTGTTTCTGACCAACCGGGTAGAGGATCCCATCAGAGTCGGAGAGATTGTTGTCTTCAGGATAGAAGGCAGAGAGATCCCAATAGTACACAGAGTACTAAAGATCCATGAAAA GGAAAATGGAGACATTAAGTTCTTGACCAAAGGGGACAACAATGCAGTGGATGACAGAGGGCTGTACAAGCAGGGCCAACACTGGCTGGAGAAAAAAGACGTGGTGGGACGAGCTAGGGG GTTTGTGCCATACATTGGAATCGTCACCATTCTCATGAACGATTACCCCAAGTTCAAA TACGCTGTTCTCTTCATGCTGGGTCTCTTTGTGTTGGTCCACCGGGAGTGA
- the nmbb gene encoding neuromedin Bb: protein MRLSKLTTNRRHFGNICVLEDRSPLRAEMRGFTLNNVCQCGLFAYLVFFSFMSFTAAVSFDLTELRNKVAKIKVNPRGNLWATGHFMGKKSVMDAPLLPSAEDQQGDALEVNLPAEQGAMVELFHQFLRVALQAQVDTQESRMKNQEADMLMKILESYTQSRK, encoded by the exons ATGCGTCTGAGCAAACTCACGACCAACAGGAGACACTTTGGAAACATTTGCGTCCTGGAGGACAGATCGCCTCTCCGAGCTGAGATGAGAGGGTTTACTCTGAATAATGTTTGCCAGTGTGGCTTATTCGCTTATCTCGTCTTCTTTTCTTTCATGTCTTTCACCGCTGCAGTCAGTTTCGACCTGACTGAGCTTAGGAATAAAGTTGCCAAAATTAAAGTGAATCCAAGAGGCAATCTTTGGGCTACAG GACATTTCATGGGCAAGAAGAGCGTGATGGATGCCCCCCTGCTGCCTTCAGCTGAGGACCAGCAGGGTGATGCTCTGGAGGTCAACCTGCCGGCCGAGCAGGGCGCTATGGTGGAGCTCTTCCACCAGTTCCTGCGGGTGGCGTTGCAAGCTCAGGTGGACACACAAGAGAGTCGCATGAAAAACCAG GAGGCTGACATGTTGATGAAGATTTTAGAAAGCTACACCCAAAGCAGAAAGTGA
- the alpk3b gene encoding alpha-protein kinase 3, whose amino-acid sequence MGSRRTLTRSSSSNGRSSNGDDMSGSSGSSGSSGSSRTTGCSYLSNVRPENRSTLCSVIAQLTEETQPSFETTLKSKAVSENSNVKFSCVVTGYPTPLLIWYKDDMQLDRYCGLPKYEVFRNGQNHSLHIYNCTVEDAAIYQASASNSKGIVACSGVLEVGEMNEYKIHQRYFGKLKQKAENKRREAEGKENQEPLRTISPDRTLRKRRSTMEDFLSTPSSMEDEGNEESHQAVPLETEARLQEAAVEEVEEKLVPITNGAVSNGQIISENGNKSGTYIYDSAQKPFTAHQPKTPFVKKKIKISNSAPGERASEERRAKDEVLSSVAPACTESVQAEGKSEEFMEVENSVSSSVVDSDFRNVTERHQKSETKEVLLAERPSKDENMCVDQKEHLTSSVPAAAPTPTSRTVSGTEGKKAAQREKEAGRKTTEQNLEMKKQSPHMTPTQRHSSATAAPTQPRSTAKGNISKTEHVMDVDQKSNTSIGGSLAHRDIEPVKAPCESRTASPQHPCEQAGDQLSAKETSPCQKTVSVSRPAPLNEVTQARTKMNRNDAPVSLELLPNKMDAPTPPRKTTSQRETMTDDIQTPSLQCGRQAAIDQMTQDTWDEIHTVLSTDIQKSPLQSPGGGEKTRGCSVSSSAQQSRIDTAIKTVEGPEIQVKEKVDGNEVGKLLVQSDSEAPHEKMVEMETESADLHVIEHTETEKTNGAADTDVIIVDASKKETKKNEHILKMAEEASSALQNLKSSLLEPAIPLLTKTSGNLSELQIKDIQEIPKAVTKVISVAELLRSQIKALESTLANSVTALPVHAGFVQDPTTTVIETCEEFKEDDSKLEVKKSMPDRKTEMTIDNIPPRTIKETLMEVYNLLNKTDQELIPSQGVTSSPVQALGTPLVIPPISVVDTGTARETAGLHGTDKNEGVIMDICHETGVSTLVPMKDDSVVSFSGSENVKHTVPPLTSKDKLNNGFTSGTVTREPVTPPAVTPLKACTQESNITDLEHAKGEPVQGKDMGIMQKLTPETKLNSETEREITEMNSTTLDQYKMEEHDTKSVQNSPTKSGTDTQEHNLHVIQQDSAMVEEFSRTDSLGNPTPEASPRLKKRDCVSPIPSATPQELASGARRKILVPKAKPEEASEATSSLDNQTQKKEVPTESSKLSVSPSTPLATSPGLSRRAPLLKPPGEQTPPAERRSPLLSRKKTPSETQAPSQPPTEEINTLKTEGKPTEKDKHDPFKAPQVIRKIRGESFADASGHLKLWCQFFNVLSDSTIRWYRNEKGIAQIKRNAGDETQVNLAIAQASCKDAGVYGCTITNEYGTDSTDYLLSVEVLAGLFLREDLGVGEEIEMTPMLFNKGVADSGVWGNKFFGRIMMQESRIGDGCSHKVWRAKVIYGLEPVFESGNTCIIKVRNPIAYGGKADSCLIDRNLEIVKQESKIQNLAREYCKIFSAEARVIENFGPSLEVVPVYLIYRPANTVPYATVEADLTGVYQKYSVLDDTGRIDTRSGSEVEKKCCALQHWIFQWTNGNLLITRLEGVDTKITNVGISVKSTGHQGLSVEGNPKVFEQFVSQHQCNYFCGLLSLRSLKVMDSLLTPTKPKSSRSPLLQRKMAAGSSSPQTGRKAAVSPRLPRKTEQEGPKTPAKQNAADAAKAVKVE is encoded by the exons ATGGGTTCACGGAGGACACTGACACGCTCCTCTTCTAGTAATGGAAGATCCAGCAACGGGGATGATATGAGTGGGAGCAGTGGGAGCAGTGGGAGCAGTGGGAGCAGCCGGACCACTGGCTGCAGCTACCTCTCTAACGTGAGGCCAGAAAACAG GAGCACACTCTGCAGCGTGATCGCACAGttaacagaggaaacacagccCTCCTTCGAAACAACCCTCAAGTCAAAGGCTGTCTCTGAGAACAGCAATGTGAAGTTCTCGTGTGTGGTTACAG GATACCCTACTCCTCTACTTATTTGGTATAAGGATGATATGCAGTTAGACAGATACTGTGGACTGCCTAAATATGAAGTATTCCGCAATGGACAAAACCATTCCCTGCACATTTACAA ttgcACAGTGGAGGATGCAGCTATATACCAGGCCTCAGCCAGCAACAGTAAAGGTATCGTGGCCTGCTCCGGGGTTCTGGAGGTGGGCGAAATGAACGAGTACAAGATCCATCAGCGCTACTTTGGCAAGCTCAAACAAAAGGCCGAGAACAAACGCAGGGAAGCGGAGGGTAAAGAAAACCAGGAGCCGCTACGAACCATCAGTCCGGACCGCACGCTGAGGAAGCGCCGCTCCACAATGGAGGACTTCCTCAGCACGCCGAGCTCCATGGAGGACGAGGGCAATGAGGAGAGCCACCAGGCTGTACCTTTAGAGACTGAGGCCAGGTTACAGGAGGCAGCTGTGGAAGAGGTGGAGGAAAAGTTGGTCCCCATCACTAATGGAGCAGTGTCTAATGGACAGATCATCAGTGAGAATGGTAACAAGAGCGGGACATATATATACGACTCTGCTCAGAAGCCTTTTACTGCACACCAACCCAAAACTCCCTTTGTCAAAAAGAAGATTAAAATTTCCAACAGCGCACCAGGAGAGCGGGCGTCTGAGGAGAGAAGGGCAAAAGATGAAGTCTTGAGCTCTGTAGCTCCGGCCTGCACGGAGTCAGTACAGGCTGAGGGGAAATCAGAAGAGTTTATGGAAGTAGAGAACAGTGTTAGTTCGTCAGTTGTGGATTCAGACTTCAGAAACGTGACGGAACGACATCAGAAATCAGAAACAAAGGAAGTATTGCTTGCTGAGAGGCCCTCAAAGGATGAAAACATGTGTGTTGATCAGAAAGAGCATCTCACTTCCTCAGTACCCGCTGCTGCTCCTACACCTACAAGTCGTACTGTGTCAGGAACTGAAGGTAAAAAAGCTGCACAGCGTGAGAAGGAAGCTGGACGCAAAACTACAGAACAAAATTTAGAGATGAAGAAACAAAGTCCTCACATGACCCCGACACAGCGACACTCAAGTGCTACAGCAGCACCCACACAACCCCGAAGCACAGCGAAGGGGAACATTTCTAAAACAGAACATGTCATGGATGTTGACCAGAAGTCAAACACTTCCATTGGCGGATCTTTAGCACACAGAGACATTGAGCCGGTGAAGGCACCGTGTGAAAGCAGAACTGCTTCACCTCAGCATCCATGTGAGCAGGCTGGAGATCAGCTGTCGGCGAAGGAAACAAGCCCCTGCCAAAAAACAGTGTCTGTGTCTCGGCCAGCGCCGCTGAATGAG GTTACACAGGCCCGTACAAAGATGAACAGGAATGATGCACCTGTCAGCCTTGAGCTTCTACCCAACAAGATGGACGCGCCAACGCCGCCACGAAAGACCACATCACAGCGAGAGACCATGACAGATGACATCCAGACCCCGTCTTTGCAATGCGGCCGTCAAGCAGCGATTGACCAAATGACACAGGACACATGGGATGAAATCCATACGGTCCTTTCTACAGACATACAGAAGTCACCCCTCCAAAGCCCCGGTGGTGGTGAGAAAACCCGAGGGTGTAGCGTTTCTTCCAGCGCCCAGCAAAGCCGAATTGATACAGCTATAAAAACTGTTGAAGGGCCAGAAATACAAGTTAAGGAGAAGGTAGACGGTAACGAGGTAGGTAAGTTATTGGTGCAGTCTGACAGCGAGGCTCCACATGAGAAGATGGTTGAGATGGAGACTGAAAGTGCTGACCTGCATGTGATTGaacacactgaaacagaaaAGACCAACGGTGCAGCAGATACTGATGTTATCATTGTGGACGCATCTAAAAAAGAAACTAAGAAGAATGagcatattttaaaaatggcGGAGGAAGCTAGTTCAGCATTACAGAATCTAAAGTCATCTCTATTGGAGCCTGCTATCCCGCTCCTAACAAAAACGTCAGGAAACCTGTCCGAACTCCAGATTAAAGACATCCAGGAAATCCCAAAAGCTGTAACAAAAGTCATATCTGTAGCCGAACTTCTGAGATCACAAATAAAGGCTCTTGAATCCACGTTAGCAAATTCAGTGACCGCCCTACCAGTCCATGCTGGCTTTGTACAAGATCCAACCACAACTGTTATAGAAACATGTGAGGAGTTTAAAGAAGATGACAGCAAACTGGAAGTGAAGAAGTCAATGCCTGACAGGAAAACTGAGATGACTATTGACAATATTCCTCCCAGAACCATAAAGGAAACCCTCATGGAAGTTTATAATCTACTAAATAAAACTGATCAGGAACTAATTCCGTCTCAAGGTGTAACTTCATCGCCTGTTCAGGCTTTAGGAACACCTCTCGTAATCCCACCTATCTCCGTTGTAGACACTGGCACCGCTAGAGAGACTGCAGGACTTCATGGCACTGACAAAAATGAAGGTGTTATTATGGACATTTGCCACGAAACTGGAGTGTCAACTCTGGTTCCTATGAAAGATGACTCTGTTGTTTCCTTTTCTGGGagtgaaaatgtcaaacataCTGTTCCTCCTTTGACTTCTAAGGACAAACTGAACAACGGATTTACATCTGGAACTGTGACCCGAGAACCTGTGACTCCACCTGCAGTGACACCTTTAAAGGCCTGCACTCAAGAGTCAAATATTACAGATTTGGAGCATGCCAAAGGTGAACCTGTTCAAGGCAAAGACATGGGAATTATGCAAAAGTTAACCCCAGAAACTAAACTCAACAGCGAAACTGAAAGGGAGATTACTGAAATGAATTCCACAACACTAGATCAATACAAAATGGAAGAACACGACACAAAAAGTGTACAAAATTCTCCCACTAAAAGTGGCACAGACACACAAGAGCATAATCTTCACGTTATTCAGCAGGACAGCGCTATGGTTGAGGAGTTTTCAAGGACTGACTCCTTAGGCAATCCAACTCCTGAGGCTAGTCCAAGGTTAAAGAAAAGAGACTGTGTTTCTCCCATTCCTTCTGCTACTCCACAAGAGCTGGCCTCTGGGGCCAGACGCAAAATCCTCGTACCCAAGGCCAAACCCGAGGAGGCCTCAGAGGCCACCTCATCGCTTGATAACCAAACTCAGAAAAAGGAAGTTCCTACAGAGAGCAGCAAGCTTTCCGTAAGTCCCTCGACCCCCCTTGCTACGTCTCCTGGCCTGTCACGACGGGCGCCTCTACTTAAGCCCCCTGGTGAGCAAACGCCTCCTGCAGAACGACGTTCTCCACTCTTGAGCAGGAAGAAGACGCCATCTGAGACCCAAGCACCAAGTCAGCCACCCACTGAGGAGATCAACACCCTCAAAACTGAGGGGAAACCTACAGAGAAGGACAAGCATGACCCATTCAAAG CTCCTCAAGTTATTCGTAAGATCAGGGGCGAAAGCTTCGCAGACGCCTCAGGACACTTGAAACTGTGGTGCCAGTTCTTCAACGTTCTCAGTGATTCTACAATCAGATGGTACAGAAATGAAAAGGGGATTGCTCAGATTAAAAGAAA TGCAGGGGATGAAACTCAGGTCAATCTTGCCATTGCTCAGGCGTCATGCAAAGACGCTGGTGTTTACGGATGCACAATCACAAATGAATATGGGACCGACTCAACAGACTATCTTCTTAGTGTAGAAG TCTTGGCTGGACTGTTCCTACGTGAAGACCTTGGTG TTGGAGAAGAAATTGAAATGACACCCATGTTATTCAACAAGGGCGTGGCTGATTCTGGCGTCTGGGGCAACAAATTCTTTGGCCGTATAATGATGCAGGAATCTCGCATTGGGGACGGCTGTTCCCATAAAGTTTGGAGGGCAAAAGTCATCTATGGTCTGGAGCCCGTGTTCGAGTCTGGAAACACGTGTATCATCAAAGTGCGCAACCCCATCGCCTATGGAGGCAAAGCAGATAGCTGCCTCATAGACAGGAACCTGGAGATTGTCAAGCAG GAGAGTAAAATTCAGAACTTGGCTCGTGAATACTGCAAAATCTTCTCCGCAGAGGCAAGAGTGATTGAAAACTTTGGCCCCTCTCTTGA GGTGGTTCCAGTCTACCTGATATACCGACCAGCAAACACTGTCCCGTATGCCACAGTGGAGGCTGATCTGACCGGAGTCTATCAGAAATATTCCGTCCTGGATGATACAGGCAGAATAGACACAAGGTCTGGCTCTGAGGTGGAGAAGAAGTGCTGTGCGCTGCAGCACTGGATCTTTCAGTGGACCAATGGCAATCTGCTAATCACTCGGCTAGAAG GTGTTGACACCAAGATCACCAATGTTGGGATTTCAGTCAAATCGACGGG GCACCAAGGGCTGTCTGTCGAAGGGAATCCCAAAGTTTTTGAGCAGTTTGTCTCCCAGCACCAGTGTAACTACTTCTGTGGTCTGCTCAGCCTGAGGTCACTAAAGGTCATGGACTCGTTATTGACGCCAACAAAGCCCAAGAGCTCCAGGAGCCCGTTGCTTCAACGCAAAATGGCGGCTGGCTCCTCCAGCCCTCAGACCGGCCGGAAAGCCGCTGTCAGCCCCAGACTGCCCAGGAAAACCGAGCAAGAGGGCCCAAAGACCCCCGCTAAACAaaatgctgctgatgctgccaAAGCTGTTAAGGTGGAATAG